A region of the Thalassoroseus pseudoceratinae genome:
GGTCGGACCTGGTTCAAAGACGGATCGATGGACATGTTCAATGGTTGGTCGAGTGACTCGGAATCCCATTCTCAAAGGGCTTCGAGTCCGAAATGCTCGGATGTCCAAACGCATCAACAAAACAGGCCGACGCAAGGCTGTGAAGGCTCCTCCAGAGCATCGGTTGGAACGACAATGCCCCCACTTGGCTTTCATCGAAGCCGAGCGGTACGACCGTGTGATTCGCATGCTCGCGAAGCGAAACGCAAAATACCGACGTCATGATGAGAACGGAAACGACAAACGCCGGGATGTTCCCAGGAAGCGAACCCGGTTTCCCGGCCAAATGATTGCCTGCGGGATCTGCGGATATCAATACGTGTTTGGCGGCCATGGGCAGACCGATCATTTGATGTGCGATGGGGCTCGCGACTATCGCTGTTGGAACGGCGTCTCGGTGGACGGTCCGCTCGCCACCCATAAGATTCTGAATGCAGTCTTCGAAGCGATCGACAGACTGCCAGATTTCGACGACGTCTTTTGTCGAACGATCAACGAAGAAGCCGTGCGGATTGATGAAGCGACAACTCGTGAGAAACACGACTGTGAGCAGAACCTCAAGCGAATCCAACGCGAACTTGATCGAGTGATCGAATTTATTCGAACCACGGAATCGTCGAGTCATCGGCTTTGCGAAGAGCTATCGCGGCTGGAGTCGGAATCCAACCGCTTCCGTGATGAACTCTCCCGGTTACAAAGCAGGCCGTCCTCGACAATCGAAGTCCCACCTGTTGACCAACTCAAGGTAATGATGGGCGCACTCGTAGCTGACGTAGCCGAGAACAGTTATGAGCTACAAAAGATAATGAGACGCTTGATTCCCCGCATCGTGGTGTTTCCCTATCGCCTCTGCGACGGTGGACGAGTTGTGCTCCGGGCGTCGTTTCGGCTTCGATTGTCACAACTGATCCCAGATGAACGGACACGCAATACTTTGGATCGACCGTTGGAACGTTTGCTGACAGTCGACCTATTCGATTTGCCGCAACGGGAAAAGTATCGCCCGGAGGTTGTTCAGAAACGAATACCTGACCGTAATGGACGGCGGCAATTGTTCCGGGAAATCGGCTTGGACTTGAAGATCACCGGGACCGCAGCTCAACGGGCGGCTGAACTACAGAAAAAGATGGATGAGCTCGGGCTCGAAGACCCCTACCTTCCTGTTTGCGAACCGCCGGCCGACTGCAAAAAGCTCTGTCGGCATCGACACCCACGCTATTCCTTTGCACCTCTCGCAACTGCCGGAGAGATCTAACATCACAACGTTTTGAGTCCAATTGCGCCCCGTGTCGTTGTTAGACGCGGGGCTTTTTGTTGCGCGGTAGGATATGTTCAGACAAACTATGAGAAAGATCCCATGACTGAAGACCGAAGCGAATCCTATATTCGAGAGGCCGTACTAGAGTTAATTCGGATGCTTGCACGATCTGTTGTCAGTCGTCTCCGTCACAAGACATCAAGAAGCTTTGCACAGCGAGATTCAGAAGAAGCACCGTCGACGACTTCCAGTTCGTTTCATTCGGAGTGATGAAGAATAGCTCTGTCATGAGCAGCGAATTTAGAGCAAGGGAGAAAATTAAATCGAGCAAAGACTTTTCAACATGAATTAAAACCTGAGTTGCACTTCAAAACGGATGCGTGGGCGAAGCTTCTTTATCTCCGTGACCGGGGAAAAATGAAAACCAGTGGTTTCGGGGTTTCTTCCATCGAGGATCCGATGCTGGTCCGAGGAATTGTCTTGGTTCAACAACAGTGCACCGCGATCGAAACACGAGTCGATGAAAACAAATAGCCGAATACCTATTCCAGCAGATATGCATTAGGTACTAACTCGGCCCAGTACCGCGAATGTAGCTGCATACGCATCCCGGCAACTCTTCAATATTTAGTCAGATGGATGAGGAACTCTTCAACCGAATGATGGGATCGCATGACTAGGCGGTACTTTTCTTGATCGCGAGAAATGGCACGGTGTGGTGTCGACTGAGCTACTGCTCTCTGGTTCCGAATTTCCGTTGCGTTGCAAACGCGAGTCGACTTTGAGTTGTCTTCCGGAGGGACAGATCACGCCGCATGGCAAACCGAGTTTGATCATTCAGCTCACGCCATCGATGGATTTTGGGACCTTCCGAGTGACGGCGACGCGGAATCATAAGCGAAATGACAACACGGTTCGCTTTTCGCACCGATGCATCTGTGTTGAATCAAAGAAGTCTTCTTCAGGCTGAATGTCTATATCGCCAAGTCTTCTAAATTCAGCCCGAAAATGCGTCATGTAAGGTGATGATCTGCAGTTAGCTTTTGGGCTTCATGTTTTTGCAGTTTCAGCCCCATTCGGCTCAGTTCCACCGGTACGGTCGGGGCGTTTCTTGTGGTGGTTCGTCGAGCGTCGATGGGCCAATTCCCCAGGTTTTTTGGAGGAGGAGTCATGTCACACGTCGTGGTGATTCAGACGGAAATTCGGAATGTCAAAGCGTTGGGATTGGCGTGCCAGCGGTTGGGGTTGCCTCTTCCGGTGTACGGCGAGGCTCAGTTATTTAGCGGTCGGCAGACCGGGTGGCAGGTACGGCTGCCGGAGTGGCGTTATCCGGTCGTGGCCGATGTTGCCAGTGGTCAGTTGGCCTTCGATCACTTTGGTGGCCGGTGGGGCGATCCGCAGCAGCTTGATCGGTTTTTGCAAAGCTATGCTGCTGAGATCACGAAGCTCGAGGCTCGCAAACTCGGGTACTCGGTAACCGAGCAGCCACTCGAAGATGGTTCGATCAAATTGACCGTCGAGGTCGGAGGTGCAGTATGACGAGTCGAATTATCGAAATTACTGTCTCGCCTAATGGTCAGACCACCGTGGAAACCCAAGGCTTCGTTGGTCCTGTATGCCGCGATGCGAGTCGATTCCTGGAACGGGCACTCGGCAAGCCAACCAACGAGACACTCAAAGCCGAATTTCATCAGCAGGCTTCATCGGAAAATCAAATCCATCAGGGCGAATAATCCTCCTTCGCCATCTCACACCCAACAATTTCAACGAGGAAACCGTCTATGTCGTTAACCGAACGACTCGGGGAGTACGTCCGCGCGTGCTTCACGGGAATTTGGATTGAAAGCCATGAACATCAAGATGCAATCACCGAGATCGCCCAACTGTGTCGTGAGGAGAACTGGCAAGTTGCGTCGTGGGACGTTGAACGAGGGCTCGATGTACCGGGTGCGGAACTTGAGACTCAAGGGAGTGACCCGCTAGCGGCTATTCGTGCTGTGAATTCGTTAGTTACTCCCAACGGCACTGCGTTACTAGTGCTGCAGAACTTCCATCGGTTTTTGCAATCTGCCGAGATAGTTCAAGCGGTCGCCCGGCAGGTGGTCGCCGGCAAACAGAATCGCACGATTTTGGTCGTGCTCTCACCAGTCGTCCAGTTGCCAATCGAACTGGATAAACTGTTTGTGGTGGTTCAACACGAACTACCAACTCGTGAACAGTTAGCCGAGATCGCTCGCGGCATTGCGACCGAAGACTCCGAACTGCCCGAAGGAGTCCAACTGGAGACAGTACTTGATGCCGCTGCTGGGCTCACGCGGTTGGAAGCGGAAAACGCGTTTAGTTTGTCACTCGTCCGGCACAACGCAGTGCGGGCTGATGTGTTGTGGGAGCTGAAATCACAGACGCTTCAGCAGAGCGGTTTGCTCGATCTGCATCGCGGCCAGGAATCCTTCGAGGGACTTGGCGGTCTGGAGAATCTCAAGGCGTTTTGTTTGCGAGCCATGCGGAGACAAACTGCTAGCCATCCCAATTGTCGACCACGCGGTGTCCTCTTGCTCTCACCTCCCGGCTGTGGGAAATCAGCGTTTGCGAAGAGTCTGGGCCAGGAGACCGGACGACCAACACTCACGCTGGAGATTGGTAGTTTACTCGGAAGTTTAGTCGGGCAGTCCGAGTCGAATTTGCGACAGGCCCTGCAGATTGTCGAAGCGATGTCGCCCTGCATTTTGTTTTGCGACGAACTTGAGAAAGGACTCTCGGGAGTGGCCTCCAGCGGACAAACCGATTCGGGTGTGACCGCTCGATTGTTTGGCCGACTGCTGTCATGGCTCAACGACCGCACGTGCGATGTGTTCTTTGTCGGTACGTGTAACGACATCAGCAAACTACCACCGGAACTGACGAGGGCCGAACGGTTTGACGGCGTATTCTACATCGACCTACCGAGCCAGTCGCAACGCCAAGCGATCTGGGAGATTTACCTGGAGCAGTTCGACATCAACCGCGATCAACCTAAACCCGACGATCATGATTGGACTGGGGCGGAGATTCGTAGCTGTTGCCGCTTGGCGACGCTGTTGGATGTGCCGCTCGTCGAAGCGGCTAAGAACATCGTGCCGATCGCAGTCACGGCGGCTGAGTCGGTGGGCAAACTCCGGCAGTGGGCGAGCGGTCGCTGTCTGAATGCCGAGACCGCTGGCATCTACCGCCAGCAAACGTCCACAAGCAAACGACGCCGACGGGTGACCACCGATCCGTCGAGCAATTGACACCGGCAACCGCGGAACTCCCGTCGTGGCACTAGCTCTTCCAACGGATCGCAGTCCGCGATTCCGGTGTCGCGCTCTCCGCTCGGCTGCAGACCCAAGCCGATCATCATTCATTCATCACCTATTTCGAAAGAGGCTTTATGTCCGAAGCTCCGAAGACCTATTGGTATCACAACGGTTGGCACGTGCTAGCGATGGTGATCACCGTGATCATCGTCACCAACTGGCTGTACCAGTCTTGGCAGCAGGGTCAAAAACCGCTGGCAGTCACGGAAGTTTATGGCGGACTGCAAGACTTAGATTCCGAGCAGCCGGTGCTACATCTCACGCTTTATCACTGCTTTCCCGGTGTTCTCCGTAACGGTCGGGTGACGGTGAGTACGCCAAATCGACTCCTGGTTGTCAAGTCCGATCACATCCAATCCCATGCCTTCGAAGAGTGGCAACCCAACGACGAGCACTCGCTCACCTTCGTCCTGCAACTGGCCAACTTCCACGAGCAAAATCGCATCCCGTTGACCATCCGAGTGGAAGCCGAGAACGCACGCGTCTTTCAAATCCAAGCCGTATGGCAAGGGGACGGTTGGGCCTCCAATCGCAACCGGTAATCTCACTTTCTTTCAGTTCCGCGTTACTGACTTGCCGCTGGCTTCCATCAGGAAGGTCGCGGCTGTTTTTGTTTCTCATGCTAGGAGTTTTTCCAATGACTACTACAGTGATCGAACCTGATGCCCCCCTCGCAATCAGCACCCGCGGAGCGACTGCGAACGCAGATGGCGGCCGCCCGATTGAGCTTTTCCTGGATGGGCGTTCGCAAATCGTTGACTGCCACGCAGAAGAACCAAGCCGCCGACTCCTTCGGAGCCGAAGGCAAGTTTTTGTCTGCCGGCAAGAAGTTATTGGATACATCCCATCCCGCCTACAAAGTGGTGACCGCAATCCGCAGCCAAACGGTCGCCTATTGGAAAGGCGTGTCCCTGCCATTTCCCGAACCGGGTGTGCGACTGATTCGGCAGACGGCCATCACGGAGTTCGATCAGCGAATGGCCGAGTTCCGCGCCGAACTTGATGACGCTGTCACAGAGTTGGATCAGCACTATGACGAGCTGCGGTCGCTGGCCCGCGAGCGACTCGGTGAGTTGTTCGATCCCAGTGACT
Encoded here:
- a CDS encoding DUF2997 domain-containing protein, whose protein sequence is MTSRIIEITVSPNGQTTVETQGFVGPVCRDASRFLERALGKPTNETLKAEFHQQASSENQIHQGE
- a CDS encoding DUF1257 domain-containing protein; amino-acid sequence: MSHVVVIQTEIRNVKALGLACQRLGLPLPVYGEAQLFSGRQTGWQVRLPEWRYPVVADVASGQLAFDHFGGRWGDPQQLDRFLQSYAAEITKLEARKLGYSVTEQPLEDGSIKLTVEVGGAV
- a CDS encoding AAA family ATPase; this encodes MSLTERLGEYVRACFTGIWIESHEHQDAITEIAQLCREENWQVASWDVERGLDVPGAELETQGSDPLAAIRAVNSLVTPNGTALLVLQNFHRFLQSAEIVQAVARQVVAGKQNRTILVVLSPVVQLPIELDKLFVVVQHELPTREQLAEIARGIATEDSELPEGVQLETVLDAAAGLTRLEAENAFSLSLVRHNAVRADVLWELKSQTLQQSGLLDLHRGQESFEGLGGLENLKAFCLRAMRRQTASHPNCRPRGVLLLSPPGCGKSAFAKSLGQETGRPTLTLEIGSLLGSLVGQSESNLRQALQIVEAMSPCILFCDELEKGLSGVASSGQTDSGVTARLFGRLLSWLNDRTCDVFFVGTCNDISKLPPELTRAERFDGVFYIDLPSQSQRQAIWEIYLEQFDINRDQPKPDDHDWTGAEIRSCCRLATLLDVPLVEAAKNIVPIAVTAAESVGKLRQWASGRCLNAETAGIYRQQTSTSKRRRRVTTDPSSN
- a CDS encoding recombinase family protein produces the protein MHYTIIPVLGGSDDGRILHVAAVCRISTENQDERSLDDQEALLRTVVEQNFDGKVEWTVLRSQGSGESLERQELYELEELIEQRQVELVIAEDLARLCRRRRAYDFCELCEDHNVRLITINDRIDTGREGWQDSAFISTWHHERSNRDTSGRIVRSLRNRFQQGGVFQIPIYGYIKPPHSSRDADIQKDPEAEVIYEQWFQKLEDGSSFSEIADWLNGQQIPVGPGSKTDRWTCSMVGRVTRNPILKGLRVRNARMSKRINKTGRRKAVKAPPEHRLERQCPHLAFIEAERYDRVIRMLAKRNAKYRRHDENGNDKRRDVPRKRTRFPGQMIACGICGYQYVFGGHGQTDHLMCDGARDYRCWNGVSVDGPLATHKILNAVFEAIDRLPDFDDVFCRTINEEAVRIDEATTREKHDCEQNLKRIQRELDRVIEFIRTTESSSHRLCEELSRLESESNRFRDELSRLQSRPSSTIEVPPVDQLKVMMGALVADVAENSYELQKIMRRLIPRIVVFPYRLCDGGRVVLRASFRLRLSQLIPDERTRNTLDRPLERLLTVDLFDLPQREKYRPEVVQKRIPDRNGRRQLFREIGLDLKITGTAAQRAAELQKKMDELGLEDPYLPVCEPPADCKKLCRHRHPRYSFAPLATAGEI